A genome region from Proteus vulgaris includes the following:
- the infB gene encoding translation initiation factor IF-2 has product MTDETVKSLAEEIQTPVERLVQQFADAGIKKTVSDSVSQKEKETLLAWLNRDKDVSTSQPEKLTLQRKVRSTLSVPGTGGKSKSVAIEVRKKRTYVNRDAVEKAQADEQAQREAEEKAHREAEEKAQREAQEKAQREAEEKAKREAEKAKKDAEEKAKREAEEAKREAAELAKREAAEKDKVKQNDKPKADKAADQEKARRNAEQAELKRKTEEAQRRKAEEEARIAAEKARRLAEENADKWTAEPKAPETEGSDYHVTTSRYARDAEDESDAEVEGGRGRGRNAKAPRPKKNNRHSEKADREEARAAGRTNKKGKRKGSSLQQGFNKPAAVVNRDVIIGETISVAELANKMAVKGSEVIKTMMKMGAMATINQVLDQETAQLVAEEMGHKVILRRENELEEQVMSDRDTGEESAVSRAPVVTIMGHVDHGKTSLLDYIRSTKVASGEAGGITQHIGAYHVKTDKGEITFLDTPGHAAFTSMRARGAQVTDIVVLVVAADDGVMPQTIEAIQHAKAANVPVVVAVNKIDKHEADPDRVKTELSQYGILPEDWGGETQFIHVSAKQGLGIDELLDAILLQAEVLELKAVKEGMASGVVIESYLDKGRGPVATILVREGTLNKGDIVLCGFEYGRIRAMRNELGQDVQSAGPSMPVEILGLSNVPSAGDEATVVRDEKKAREVALYRQGKFRDVKLARQQKSKLENMFANMEEGKTSELNIVLKTDVQGTCEAITDALAKLSTNEVKLKIIGSGVGGITETDATLAAASNAIILGFNVRADASARRIIEQESVDLRYYSVIYSLIDEIKLAMSGMLEPEYKQEIMGLAEVRDVFKSPKFGAIAGCMVVEGNIKRNNPIRVLRDNVVIYEGELESLRRFKDDVNEVRNGMECGIGVKNYNDVRVGDMIEVFQVIEIKRSID; this is encoded by the coding sequence ATGACAGATGAAACAGTAAAATCACTGGCAGAAGAGATTCAGACACCGGTTGAACGTTTGGTACAGCAGTTTGCTGATGCCGGTATTAAGAAGACCGTCTCTGATTCTGTCTCCCAAAAAGAGAAAGAAACCTTACTGGCTTGGTTGAATCGTGATAAAGACGTATCAACCAGCCAACCAGAAAAATTAACGTTACAGCGCAAAGTGCGCAGTACGTTAAGTGTTCCTGGTACAGGTGGCAAAAGTAAATCAGTAGCCATCGAAGTCCGCAAAAAACGCACTTATGTGAACCGTGACGCCGTTGAAAAAGCGCAAGCGGATGAGCAAGCTCAGCGTGAAGCGGAAGAAAAGGCGCATCGCGAAGCAGAAGAAAAAGCCCAGCGCGAAGCACAAGAGAAAGCACAGCGCGAAGCTGAAGAAAAAGCAAAACGTGAAGCTGAAAAGGCAAAGAAAGACGCCGAAGAAAAAGCGAAACGTGAAGCTGAAGAAGCAAAACGTGAAGCAGCGGAATTAGCTAAGCGCGAAGCAGCGGAAAAAGATAAAGTGAAACAAAACGATAAACCAAAAGCTGATAAAGCAGCAGATCAGGAAAAAGCGCGTCGCAATGCTGAACAAGCTGAACTGAAGCGTAAAACGGAAGAAGCACAGCGCCGTAAAGCGGAAGAAGAAGCACGAATTGCAGCAGAAAAAGCACGTCGTTTAGCTGAAGAAAATGCTGATAAATGGACTGCTGAACCTAAAGCGCCAGAAACTGAAGGCTCAGACTATCATGTAACAACATCACGTTATGCTCGTGATGCAGAAGATGAGAGTGATGCTGAAGTTGAAGGTGGCCGCGGTCGTGGTCGCAACGCTAAGGCTCCTCGTCCTAAGAAAAACAACCGCCATTCTGAAAAAGCAGATCGTGAAGAAGCGCGCGCTGCGGGTCGTACTAACAAGAAAGGTAAACGCAAAGGTAGCTCATTACAGCAAGGCTTCAATAAGCCAGCAGCTGTTGTAAACCGTGATGTTATTATCGGTGAGACTATTTCTGTTGCCGAACTTGCTAACAAAATGGCAGTAAAAGGGTCTGAAGTTATTAAAACTATGATGAAAATGGGCGCTATGGCGACCATTAATCAGGTTTTAGACCAAGAAACGGCACAGCTTGTTGCTGAAGAAATGGGTCACAAAGTTATCTTACGTCGTGAAAACGAGTTAGAAGAACAAGTCATGAGCGATCGTGATACTGGTGAAGAAAGCGCAGTATCTCGTGCACCTGTTGTAACTATCATGGGTCACGTTGACCACGGTAAAACATCATTACTGGATTACATTCGTTCAACGAAAGTCGCTTCAGGCGAAGCGGGTGGTATCACCCAGCATATCGGTGCTTACCACGTTAAAACTGACAAAGGTGAAATCACCTTCCTAGATACCCCAGGTCACGCCGCATTTACTTCAATGCGTGCTCGTGGTGCTCAGGTAACGGATATCGTTGTTCTGGTTGTTGCGGCAGATGATGGTGTCATGCCACAAACTATCGAAGCAATCCAACACGCAAAAGCAGCAAACGTACCTGTTGTGGTTGCCGTGAACAAAATTGATAAACACGAAGCTGATCCTGATCGCGTTAAAACTGAACTGTCTCAATATGGTATTCTGCCAGAAGATTGGGGTGGCGAAACTCAGTTTATACACGTATCTGCAAAACAAGGTTTAGGTATTGACGAATTGCTGGATGCTATTCTTTTACAAGCTGAAGTTCTTGAACTGAAAGCAGTTAAAGAAGGTATGGCAAGCGGTGTTGTTATCGAATCTTACCTTGATAAAGGTCGTGGTCCAGTTGCTACTATTCTTGTCCGTGAAGGTACACTGAATAAAGGTGACATCGTTCTGTGTGGTTTCGAATACGGTCGTATTCGTGCAATGCGTAACGAATTAGGTCAAGACGTTCAATCTGCTGGTCCATCAATGCCAGTTGAGATTTTAGGTCTGTCTAACGTTCCTTCTGCGGGTGATGAAGCAACGGTTGTTCGTGACGAGAAGAAAGCGCGTGAAGTCGCCTTATACCGACAAGGTAAATTCCGTGATGTTAAACTGGCTCGTCAGCAGAAATCTAAACTGGAAAACATGTTTGCTAACATGGAAGAAGGTAAAACGTCTGAACTGAACATCGTTCTGAAAACTGACGTTCAAGGTACTTGTGAAGCGATTACTGATGCATTAGCTAAACTGTCTACTAATGAAGTTAAACTAAAAATCATCGGTTCAGGTGTCGGTGGTATTACCGAAACTGACGCAACATTAGCAGCCGCATCTAACGCAATCATTCTTGGCTTCAATGTTCGTGCTGATGCATCTGCTCGTCGTATCATTGAACAAGAAAGCGTTGATTTACGTTACTACTCCGTTATCTATAGCCTGATTGATGAAATTAAACTGGCAATGAGCGGTATGTTGGAACCTGAATATAAACAAGAAATCATGGGACTTGCAGAAGTTCGTGATGTGTTTAAATCACCTAAATTTGGCGCGATCGCGGGCTGTATGGTGGTTGAAGGTAACATTAAACGTAATAACCCAATTCGTGTTCTACGTGATAACGTGGTTATCTATGAAGGCGAACTTGAGTCACTGCGTCGCTTTAAAGATGACGTCAACGAAGTACGTAATGGCATGGAATGTGGTATCGGTGTGAAAAACTACAACGATGTCCGTGTTGGCGACATGATTGAAGTCTTCCAAGTTATCGAAATCAAACGTTCTATTGATTAA
- the rbfA gene encoding 30S ribosome-binding factor RbfA, translated as MARDFSRSQRVSQEMQKEIAIILQREVKDPRIGMATVSGVEISRDLAYAKVFVTFLNLSGGEKSEEEMVDDGLTALNEAAGFIRSLLGKAMRLRIVPELTFAYDNSLVEGMRMSNLVSNVVKNDEERRHKEDK; from the coding sequence ATGGCAAGAGATTTTAGCCGTAGTCAGCGTGTTTCTCAGGAAATGCAAAAAGAAATCGCCATCATTTTACAACGCGAAGTCAAAGATCCACGTATTGGAATGGCAACAGTTTCTGGTGTTGAAATTTCTCGTGATTTGGCTTATGCCAAAGTGTTCGTCACCTTTTTAAACTTGTCAGGTGGTGAAAAAAGCGAAGAAGAGATGGTTGATGATGGTTTAACTGCACTTAATGAAGCGGCTGGCTTTATTCGTTCTTTGTTAGGCAAAGCAATGCGTTTACGTATTGTACCTGAACTGACATTTGCTTATGACAACTCATTAGTTGAAGGTATGCGTATGTCTAACTTAGTTTCTAATGTCGTTAAAAACGATGAAGAGCGTCGTCATAAAGAGGACAAGTAA
- the truB gene encoding tRNA pseudouridine(55) synthase TruB — translation MGRRRKGREINGVLLLDKPQDISSNDALQKVRRMFNASKAGHTGALDPLATGMLPICLGEATKFSQFLLDSDKRYRVIARLGQRTDTSDAHGEVIQERPIQFTQQALDDALDSFRGETLQVPSMYSALKHQGKPLYEYARQGIEVEREARPITVYELQFIRWEGDELELEIHCSKGTYIRTIIDDLGEKLQCGAHVIFLRRLEVADYPKERMVTLEQLRTMIEDAQTVQEDPFLALDALLLPMDTAVAHFPVVNLSTIIAGYLKLGQPVRVNHDINEGEWVRVTEGDEKKFIGLAIIKEGLVAPKRVVVDYSAQDNT, via the coding sequence ATGGGGCGTCGTCGTAAGGGGCGTGAGATTAACGGCGTATTGCTACTCGATAAACCCCAAGATATTTCCTCTAACGATGCACTCCAAAAAGTTCGCCGTATGTTTAATGCCAGTAAGGCTGGGCATACGGGAGCATTGGATCCCTTAGCAACAGGTATGCTCCCTATTTGTTTAGGTGAAGCAACGAAATTTTCACAGTTTCTATTGGATTCTGATAAGCGTTATCGCGTTATTGCACGTTTAGGGCAACGAACAGATACCTCTGATGCACATGGCGAGGTGATTCAAGAGCGTCCTATACAATTTACACAGCAAGCCTTAGATGATGCCTTGGATAGTTTTCGTGGAGAAACATTGCAAGTTCCTTCAATGTATTCTGCTTTAAAGCATCAAGGTAAACCGCTTTACGAATACGCTCGACAAGGTATTGAAGTTGAGCGAGAAGCAAGACCCATCACGGTCTATGAACTCCAGTTTATTCGCTGGGAAGGTGATGAGCTAGAGCTGGAAATTCATTGTTCTAAAGGGACTTACATTCGAACAATTATTGATGATCTTGGTGAGAAATTACAATGTGGTGCTCACGTTATTTTCTTACGTCGATTAGAAGTCGCAGATTATCCTAAAGAGCGAATGGTAACGTTAGAGCAATTAAGAACGATGATAGAGGATGCACAAACTGTGCAAGAAGATCCTTTCTTGGCGCTTGATGCACTACTATTGCCTATGGATACCGCTGTTGCTCATTTTCCTGTTGTGAATTTGAGCACAATTATTGCGGGTTATCTCAAACTGGGGCAGCCTGTTCGTGTTAATCATGATATCAATGAAGGCGAATGGGTAAGAGTGACAGAGGGTGATGAAAAAAAATTCATTGGTCTTGCTATCATTAAAGAGGGTCTCGTTGCTCCGAAAAGAGTGGTTGTAGACTATAGCGCACAAGATAACACTTAA
- the rpsO gene encoding 30S ribosomal protein S15 has protein sequence MSLSTEAKAQIVAEFGRDANDTGSSEVQIALLTAEINHLQGHFSEHKKDHHSRRGLLRKVSSRRNLLDYLKRKDVARYAALIERLGLRR, from the coding sequence ATGTCTCTAAGTACTGAAGCGAAAGCACAAATCGTTGCTGAATTTGGTCGTGATGCTAACGATACTGGCTCAAGCGAAGTTCAGATTGCACTGCTGACTGCAGAAATCAACCACCTGCAAGGTCACTTTTCAGAGCACAAAAAAGATCACCACAGCCGTCGTGGTCTGCTGCGTAAAGTTTCCAGCCGTCGTAATCTGCTGGACTACCTGAAACGTAAAGATGTTGCTCGTTACGCTGCACTGATTGAACGTTTAGGTCTGCGTCGCTAA
- the pnp gene encoding polyribonucleotide nucleotidyltransferase, which translates to MLNPTVRKFQYGQHTVSLETGMMARQATAAVMVDMDGTAVFVTVVAKKKVKAGQDFFPLTVNYQERSYAAGRIPGSFFRREGRPGEGETLIARLIDRPLRPLFPEGFLNEIQIVATVVSVNPQVNPDIVAMIGASAVLALSGVPFNGPIGGARVGFIDGQYVLNPTVDELKVSKLDLVVAGTAGAVLMVESEADLLSEEEMLGAVVFGHDQQQVVIENINALVAEVGKEKWDWAPEAINQTLHDRIAQLAQTRIGDAYRITEKQERYEQIEAIRDEVIATLVAEDETLDEAEISEIFSGLEKNIVRARVLAGEPRIDGREKDMVRALDIRTGLLPRTHGSALFTRGETQALVTATLGTARDAQTIDDIMGEHTDTFLLHYNFPPYSVGETGMMGSPKRREIGHGRLAKRGVLAVMPTIEEFPYTVRVVSEITESNGSSSMASVCGASLALMDAGVPIKESVAGIAMGLVKEGDNFVVLSDILGDEDHLGDMDFKVAGSRNGVSALQMDIKIEGITREIMQVALNQAKSARLHILGVMEDAISQPRADISEFAPRIHTIKINPDKIKDVIGKGGSVIRALTEETGTTIEIEDDGTVKIAATSGDQAKQAIARIEEITAEVEVGRIYNGKVTRIVDFGAFVAIGGGKEGLVHISQIADKRVEKVSDYLEMGQEVPVKVLEIDRQGRIRLSMKEAQANQQEATETSSEDSAN; encoded by the coding sequence TTGCTGAATCCTACAGTTCGTAAATTTCAATACGGTCAACATACTGTTTCATTAGAAACAGGTATGATGGCTCGTCAAGCAACAGCAGCTGTTATGGTCGATATGGACGGCACCGCTGTTTTCGTTACTGTTGTAGCCAAGAAAAAAGTTAAAGCTGGACAAGACTTCTTCCCATTAACTGTTAACTACCAAGAGCGTTCATACGCTGCTGGTCGTATTCCAGGTAGCTTCTTCCGTCGTGAAGGCCGCCCTGGTGAAGGCGAAACGTTAATTGCGCGTTTAATTGACCGTCCTTTACGTCCATTATTTCCAGAAGGTTTTTTAAACGAAATTCAAATCGTTGCTACTGTTGTTTCAGTTAACCCACAAGTTAACCCAGATATCGTTGCAATGATTGGTGCTTCTGCGGTATTAGCGCTGTCAGGTGTTCCATTCAATGGTCCTATCGGTGGCGCTCGTGTTGGTTTTATCGATGGACAGTATGTTCTAAACCCAACTGTTGATGAGCTGAAAGTTAGTAAATTAGACTTAGTGGTTGCAGGTACTGCAGGTGCGGTACTGATGGTAGAATCAGAAGCTGATTTATTATCAGAAGAAGAAATGTTAGGTGCGGTAGTCTTTGGTCATGATCAACAACAAGTTGTGATCGAAAACATCAATGCATTAGTTGCAGAAGTGGGTAAAGAAAAATGGGATTGGGCGCCAGAAGCTATCAACCAAACTTTACATGACCGCATTGCGCAATTAGCTCAAACTCGTATTGGTGATGCTTACCGTATTACTGAAAAACAAGAGCGTTATGAACAAATCGAAGCGATCCGTGATGAAGTTATCGCGACGTTAGTCGCTGAAGATGAAACTTTAGATGAAGCTGAAATCAGCGAAATCTTCTCAGGTCTTGAGAAAAATATCGTTCGTGCTCGTGTATTAGCTGGCGAACCACGTATTGATGGCCGTGAAAAAGATATGGTACGTGCATTGGATATTCGCACGGGTTTATTACCACGTACTCACGGTTCAGCACTGTTTACTCGTGGTGAAACTCAGGCGCTGGTAACGGCAACATTAGGTACTGCTCGTGATGCTCAAACTATCGATGACATCATGGGTGAGCACACTGATACATTCTTACTGCACTATAACTTCCCTCCATACTCTGTTGGCGAAACAGGCATGATGGGTTCACCAAAACGTCGCGAAATCGGTCATGGCCGTTTAGCCAAACGTGGCGTATTAGCCGTAATGCCAACTATTGAAGAATTCCCATATACCGTTCGTGTGGTTTCTGAAATCACTGAATCAAATGGTTCATCTTCAATGGCATCAGTTTGCGGTGCTTCTTTAGCACTAATGGACGCAGGTGTACCAATTAAAGAATCTGTTGCAGGTATTGCAATGGGTCTAGTGAAAGAAGGTGACAACTTTGTTGTTCTTTCCGATATTCTGGGTGATGAAGACCATTTAGGCGATATGGACTTTAAAGTTGCGGGTAGCCGTAACGGTGTCAGCGCATTACAGATGGATATCAAAATCGAAGGTATCACTCGCGAAATCATGCAAGTTGCGTTAAACCAAGCGAAAAGCGCACGTCTACACATTTTAGGCGTAATGGAAGATGCAATTAGCCAACCTCGTGCTGATATTTCTGAATTCGCACCACGCATTCATACTATCAAAATTAATCCAGACAAGATCAAAGACGTTATCGGTAAAGGCGGCTCTGTTATCCGTGCATTAACGGAAGAAACTGGCACAACTATCGAAATCGAAGATGATGGTACAGTGAAGATTGCTGCGACAAGTGGCGATCAAGCAAAACAAGCTATCGCTCGTATCGAAGAAATTACTGCTGAAGTTGAAGTGGGTCGTATCTACAACGGTAAAGTAACACGTATCGTAGATTTCGGTGCATTCGTTGCTATCGGTGGCGGTAAAGAAGGTCTGGTTCATATTTCTCAAATCGCAGACAAACGTGTTGAGAAAGTGAGTGACTACTTAGAAATGGGTCAAGAAGTGCCAGTTAAAGTACTGGAAATTGACCGTCAAGGCCGTATTCGCTTAAGCATGAAAGAAGCTCAAGCTAATCAGCAGGAAGCAACAGAAACTTCTTCTGAAGATTCTGCGAATTAA
- the nlpI gene encoding lipoprotein NlpI — translation MKTFLRSCSIAVFIFISGCSTSPEWRQNAIFATPLQPSLQQEVILARIEQILASRSLTEDEYAQLLYERGVLYDSLGLRALARNDFSMALSIRPDMLEIFNFLGIYFTQAANYDAAYEAFDSVLELDPTYNNARFNRGIASYYGGRLKLAQDDLQAFYQVAPNDPIRSLWLYLVEKEINTDLAKQQLKQRYQQADKTGQWGWNIVEFYLGDINEKTLMLKLNEASTDNTSLAEHLSETNFYLGKYYLSLGDTDSAEALFKLTVANNAHNFVEHRYALLELALLGQQEDLAESDQQ, via the coding sequence ATGAAAACATTTCTGCGCAGTTGTTCTATTGCTGTTTTCATCTTTATTTCCGGATGCAGCACTAGTCCAGAGTGGCGTCAGAATGCGATTTTTGCCACACCATTGCAGCCTTCTTTACAACAAGAAGTGATATTGGCTCGTATAGAACAAATCTTAGCGAGCCGCTCATTAACCGAAGATGAGTACGCACAGCTTTTATATGAGCGTGGTGTGCTGTATGATAGCCTCGGTTTACGAGCTTTAGCGCGTAATGATTTTTCAATGGCGCTATCAATACGACCAGATATGCTAGAAATTTTTAATTTTCTAGGTATCTATTTTACGCAAGCAGCAAATTACGATGCTGCTTATGAAGCGTTTGATTCTGTTTTAGAGCTTGATCCAACTTACAATAATGCGCGTTTTAATCGTGGTATCGCTTCGTACTACGGTGGCCGATTGAAATTGGCGCAGGATGATCTGCAGGCGTTTTATCAGGTCGCTCCAAATGATCCTATTCGTTCGCTTTGGTTATATCTTGTAGAAAAAGAGATAAACACTGATTTGGCTAAACAACAGCTAAAACAGCGATACCAACAGGCGGATAAAACGGGGCAATGGGGATGGAATATAGTTGAGTTTTATTTAGGTGATATTAATGAGAAAACATTAATGTTGAAACTAAATGAGGCTTCAACCGATAACACTTCGCTCGCTGAGCATCTTAGTGAAACTAACTTCTATTTAGGTAAGTATTACCTAAGTCTGGGGGATACGGATAGCGCAGAAGCGTTATTCAAGCTGACGGTTGCCAACAACGCACATAACTTTGTTGAGCACCGCTACGCATTGTTGGAATTAGCACTGTTAGGCCAACAAGAAGACCTAGCGGAATCGGACCAGCAATAG
- a CDS encoding DEAD/DEAH family ATP-dependent RNA helicase, protein MTTETDMTFADLGLSAPILTALNDLGYEKPSPIQQQCIPFLLNGNDVLGMAQTGSGKTAAFSLPLLHNLDESLKAPQILVLAPTRELAVQVAEAIEDFSKHLPKVNVVALYGGQRYDVQLRALRQGPQVVVGTPGRLLDHLNRGTLDLSKLKGLVLDEADEMLRMGFIEDVENILSKIPAEHQTALFSATMPEAIRRITRRFMNDPKEVRIQSSVTTRPDISQSYWMTFGARKNEALIRFLEAEDFDAAIIFVRTKNATLEVAEALERNGYNSAALNGDMNQSLREQTLERLKNGRLDILIATDVAARGLDVDRISLVVNYDIPMDSESYVHRIGRTGRAGRAGRAILFVDNRERRLLRNIERTMKMTIPEVELPNAELISQRRQEKFAQQIAQQLETSNLDQYRALLPKLAPQGEEALDMETLAAVLLKMAQGERALILPPDPVRRPRREFNDRDDRRRGDNDRERSPRRERRDAGEMDLYRIEVGRDDGVEVRHIVGAIANEGDISSRYIGNIKLYGSHSTIELPKGMPTDLLSHFTRTRIMNKPLNMQLVGDAQSQPFRERRNNSRRDGQPQGGRRFNNGDQRRGNNDRGGERGNFRGRNNEGTPRRRSSTHNQ, encoded by the coding sequence ATGACTACTGAAACCGATATGACTTTTGCTGATCTAGGTTTATCAGCACCTATTTTGACTGCACTGAATGACTTAGGCTACGAGAAGCCTTCTCCAATTCAGCAACAATGTATTCCTTTCCTTTTAAACGGTAATGATGTTTTGGGCATGGCACAGACAGGTAGTGGTAAAACTGCTGCATTTAGCCTGCCATTATTACACAATCTTGATGAATCATTAAAAGCACCACAAATTTTAGTTTTAGCACCGACTCGTGAACTTGCGGTTCAGGTTGCTGAAGCAATTGAAGATTTTTCTAAGCATTTACCAAAAGTAAATGTTGTTGCTCTGTATGGTGGTCAGCGTTACGACGTTCAATTACGCGCGTTACGCCAAGGTCCACAAGTTGTTGTAGGTACACCGGGTCGTTTATTAGACCATTTAAATCGTGGCACATTAGATTTATCGAAACTAAAAGGTTTAGTATTAGATGAAGCTGATGAAATGTTACGTATGGGCTTTATTGAAGATGTTGAAAATATTTTAAGTAAGATCCCAGCGGAACACCAAACAGCGCTGTTCTCTGCAACAATGCCAGAAGCTATTCGTCGTATTACTCGTCGTTTTATGAACGATCCGAAAGAAGTGCGCATCCAAAGTAGCGTAACGACACGTCCAGACATTAGCCAAAGCTATTGGATGACATTCGGCGCACGTAAAAATGAAGCATTAATTCGTTTCTTAGAAGCGGAAGATTTTGATGCGGCAATTATTTTCGTTCGTACTAAAAACGCAACATTAGAAGTTGCTGAAGCTTTAGAGCGCAATGGGTATAACAGCGCAGCGTTAAACGGTGATATGAACCAATCACTGCGTGAGCAAACATTAGAGCGTCTAAAAAATGGTCGTTTAGATATTTTAATCGCGACTGACGTTGCTGCTCGTGGTCTCGACGTTGACCGTATCAGCCTAGTTGTGAACTATGATATCCCTATGGATTCAGAATCTTACGTTCACCGTATTGGTCGTACGGGTCGTGCTGGCCGTGCTGGTCGTGCAATTTTATTCGTTGATAACCGTGAACGCCGTTTACTGCGTAATATCGAACGTACAATGAAGATGACTATTCCTGAAGTAGAGCTGCCAAATGCAGAACTTATCAGCCAACGTCGTCAGGAAAAATTTGCACAGCAAATCGCTCAGCAATTAGAAACAAGCAACCTTGATCAATATCGCGCTCTGTTACCTAAATTAGCGCCACAAGGTGAAGAAGCGCTGGATATGGAAACACTGGCTGCGGTATTACTGAAGATGGCTCAAGGTGAGCGTGCGCTTATTTTACCACCCGATCCTGTTCGTCGTCCTCGTCGTGAATTTAACGATCGTGATGATCGCCGTCGCGGTGATAACGATCGTGAGCGTTCTCCTCGTCGTGAGCGTCGTGATGCAGGCGAAATGGATTTATACCGTATTGAAGTGGGTCGTGATGATGGTGTGGAAGTTCGTCATATCGTTGGTGCGATTGCTAACGAAGGCGATATCAGCAGCCGTTACATTGGTAATATCAAACTGTATGGTTCTCACTCAACCATCGAGTTACCAAAAGGTATGCCAACAGATTTATTAAGCCATTTCACACGTACACGTATTATGAATAAACCCCTCAATATGCAATTAGTGGGTGATGCTCAATCTCAGCCTTTCCGTGAGCGTCGTAATAACAGCCGTCGTGATGGTCAGCCACAAGGTGGTCGTCGTTTTAACAACGGTGATCAACGTCGTGGTAATAATGATCGTGGTGGTGAACGCGGTAACTTCCGTGGTCGTAACAACGAAGGTACACCACGTCGTCGTAGCAGCACTCATAACCAATAA
- a CDS encoding YjaA family stress response protein — translation MEPIYIRVYTNRIEVRDLHTKKEAIAQRNFSHRRMLIGDFYPAIEAIHIALNNLSINPSAFFFKKRDVVIHPLECTEDGLSKVEIRLFNEVVAAGFNNKYKKFIISAKLTPLIDTEVIELINKSLHDIK, via the coding sequence ATGGAACCGATTTATATTAGAGTTTATACCAACCGTATTGAAGTACGAGATCTTCACACGAAAAAAGAAGCGATAGCACAACGTAATTTTTCTCATCGCCGAATGTTAATTGGCGATTTTTATCCTGCTATTGAAGCGATTCATATTGCGCTAAATAATCTTAGTATTAATCCATCCGCATTTTTTTTCAAAAAAAGAGATGTGGTTATTCATCCTTTAGAATGTACTGAAGACGGATTATCAAAAGTAGAAATCCGATTATTTAATGAAGTTGTCGCTGCGGGGTTTAATAATAAGTACAAAAAATTTATTATTAGTGCAAAACTCACGCCTCTTATAGATACAGAGGTAATTGAATTAATTAATAAATCGTTACACGACATAAAATGA
- the btsR gene encoding two-component system response regulator BtsR produces the protein MNILIVDDEPLARENLRCLLEVEKDIHIVGECSNAIEAIGEIHRKKPDVVFLDIQMPRITGLEMVTMLDPEHRPYIVFLTAFEEYAIQAFEEHAFDYLLKPLEQERLTKTLNRLRQGNKQNIDLLTPPEERLKCIPCTGHSRIWLMPIDEAVFATSRLSGVYVTNNQGQEGFTELTLRTLETRTPLVRCHRQYLVNMDYVNEIVFGDNGQAELILNNNSQIPVSRRYLKPLKEAIGLS, from the coding sequence ATGAATATATTAATCGTTGATGATGAGCCGTTGGCTCGTGAAAACTTACGTTGTTTACTTGAAGTTGAAAAAGATATTCATATAGTTGGTGAATGCAGTAATGCGATTGAAGCCATAGGAGAAATACATCGCAAAAAGCCCGATGTGGTTTTTCTTGATATTCAAATGCCTCGTATTACGGGTCTTGAAATGGTCACCATGCTTGATCCTGAACATCGCCCTTATATCGTCTTTCTCACCGCATTTGAAGAGTATGCCATTCAGGCTTTTGAAGAGCACGCCTTTGATTATCTACTCAAACCATTAGAGCAAGAGCGCCTAACAAAAACATTAAATCGTCTACGCCAAGGTAATAAGCAGAATATTGATCTCCTCACACCGCCTGAAGAGCGGTTAAAATGTATACCATGTACAGGTCATAGCCGTATTTGGTTAATGCCAATTGATGAAGCGGTATTTGCAACATCAAGACTCAGCGGTGTTTATGTCACCAATAATCAAGGCCAAGAAGGTTTTACAGAATTAACATTACGCACGTTAGAAACACGGACACCATTAGTCCGTTGCCATCGCCAATATTTAGTCAATATGGATTATGTTAATGAGATTGTTTTTGGCGATAATGGGCAGGCCGAATTGATATTAAATAATAACAGCCAAATTCCTGTTAGTCGTCGATATCTAAAACCGTTAAAAGAAGCGATTGGTTTGAGTTAA